A window from Peromyscus eremicus chromosome 1, PerEre_H2_v1, whole genome shotgun sequence encodes these proteins:
- the LOC131902668 gene encoding zinc finger protein 436-like, which yields MHTGEEPCKSKDWKKSLNFCSNITQDQRLYIATKEHRQGEYDDYFSSAHSLLKQTGYIGETTHQCGKCMKCFSTASNLTVHQRIHTGEKPYKCKECDISFTVKSNLINHQRIHTGEKPYKCSSCDKCFSQCSNLKAHQRLHTGEKPYKCRQCDRSFSWNSHLRIHQRIHTGEKPYRCKECDKSFVSCSHLQTHQRIHTGEKPYKCKECDKCFTLRSTLTKHQRTHTGEKPYKCNFCDKSFKQCSNLKTHQRIHTGEKPYKCRQCEKTFTRDSYLRNHQRVHT from the coding sequence ATGCACACTGGAGAAGAACCTTGCAAATCTAAAGACTGGAAGAAGTCTTTAAATTTCTGTTCCAACATTACTCAAGATCAGAGACTCTACATTGCAACAAAAGAgcacaggcagggagaatatGATGACTATTTCAGCTCTGCACACAGTCTTCTGAAACAAACAGGCTATATTGGAGAGACAACACACCAATGTGGGAAATGCATGAAATGCTTCAGTACTGCCTCAAACCTCACTgtacatcaaagaattcatacaggggagaagccttacaaatgtaaggaatgtgataTTTCCTTCACTGTGAAGTCAAATCTCATAAaccatcagagaattcatactggagagaaaccctacaagtgtaGCTCTTGTGACAAATGCTTTTCCCAATGCTCAAATCTTAAAGCACATCAAAGacttcatactggggagaaaccttacaaatgtaggcAATGTGACAgatccttttcctggaactcacacctCAGAATACATCAGAgaatacatacaggagagaaaccttacagatgtaaggaatgtgacaaatcctttgtCAGTTGCTCGCATCTTCAAAcacatcagagaattcacactggggagaagccatacaaatgtaaggaatgtgacaagTGCTTTACTCTGCGGTCAACTCTTACAAAGCATCAGagaactcatactggagagaaaccctacaaatgcaacttttgtgacaaatcctttaaACAGTGTTCAAATCTGAAAacacatcaaagaattcatactggggagaaaccttacaaatgtaggcAATGTGAAAAAACCTTTACCCGGGACTCATATCTTAGAAACCATCAGAGAGTTCATACTTGA